In Drosophila teissieri strain GT53w chromosome 2R, Prin_Dtei_1.1, whole genome shotgun sequence, the following proteins share a genomic window:
- the LOC122615164 gene encoding solute carrier family 12 member 4 isoform X2, with product MQSNSAKDDSDEMEIIPSEHNGTVLETKNEDSGDIHRAEENQKSSIDPNLYLYDDDLETRPHISTFISSIANYENTIPAATDPDAKPAAPSARMGTLIGVFLPCIQNIFGVILFIRLTWVVGTAGAVCGFLIVLTCCCVTMLTAISMSAIATNGVVPAGGSYFMISRSLGPEFGGAVGMLFYTGTTLAAAMYIVGAVEIVLTYMAPWASIFGDFTKDADAMYNNFRVYGTLLLIFMGLIVFLGVKFVNKFATVALACVILSIIAVYVGIFDNIHGNEKLYMCVLGKRLLKDIPLENCTKEDSFLRDIYCPDGKCEEYYLANNVTKVKGIKGLASGVFYDNIFPSFLEKGQFISYGKNAIDIENTSGESYNQIMADITTSFTLLIGIFFPSVTGIMAGSNRSGDLADAQKSIPIGTICAILTTSTVYLSSVMFFAGTVDNLLLRDKFGQSIGGKLVVANIAWPNQWVILIGSFLSTLGAGLQSLTGAPRLLQAIARDEIIPFLAPFAKSSKRGEPTRALLLTIVICQCGILLGNVDLLAPLLSMFFLMCYGFVNLACAVQTLLRTPNWRPRFKFYHWSLSLIGLTLCISVMIMTSWYFALIAMGMAIIIYKYIEYRGAEKEWGDGIRGMALTAARYSLLRLEEGPPHTKNWRPQILVLSKLNDNLLPKYRKIFSFATQLKAGKGLTICVSVIKGDHTKITNKAVDAKATLRKYMTDEKVKGFCDVLVSQQIGEGLSSVIQTIGLGGMKPNTVIIGWPYSWRQEGRNSWKTFIQTVRTVAACHMALMVPKGINFYPESNHKIGGNIDIWWIVHDGGLLMLLPFLLKQHRTWRNCKLRIFTVAQIEDNSIQMKKDLKTFLYHLRIEADVEVVEMNNSDISAYTYERTLMMEQRNQMLRALGLNKKENSKVVQTIMDFKETPSDNKMSLVQTIVDHHYDATKTASKVRFADPTIEETQHHDSQNDEKRNSIDLDGPENADTPETTSNKDESTEKADGDFKSSVKPDEFNVRRMHTAIKLNEVIVEKSQDAQLVIMNLPGPPREVRAERESNYMEFLEVLTEGLEKVLMVRGGGREVITIYS from the exons ATGCAAAGTAACAGTGCAAAAGATGATTCGgatgaaatggaaataatacCATCCGAACACAATGGTACAGTTCTCGAAACCAAAAATGAAG ACTCAGGGGATATCCACAGGGCGGAGGAGAACCAGAAGTCCAGCATCGACCCAAATCTATATCTGTACGACGATGACTTGGAGACCAGGCCCCATATATCAACGTTCATTTCATCAATTGCCAATTATGAGAACACGATACCAGCGGCCACCGATCCCGATGCAAAGCCGGCAGCTCCATCGGCTCGAATGG GTACCCTAATTGGAGTGTTCTTGCCATGCATTCAAAACATCTTTGGTGTCATATTGTTCATTCGGTTAACATGGGTTGTTGGAACGGCTGGCGCCGTGTGTGGATTCTTGATTGTTCTGACCTGCTGCTGTGTG ACAATGCTAACCGCGATCTCGATGTCGGCCATTGCAACGAACGGGGTGGTTCCGGCGGGCGGGAGTTACTTCATGATATCACG ATCCCTGGGCCCTGAATTCGGTGGAGCGGTGGGAATGTTGTTCTATACGGGCACCACTCTAGCAGCGGCGATGTACATCGTTGGTGCCGTGGAAATCGTATTG ACATACATGGCGCCGTGGGCATCGATATTTGGGGACTTCACCAAGGATGCTGACGCGATGTACAACAATTTCAGGGTCTACGGCACTTTGCTGCTCATCTTTATGG GTCTCATTGTGTTCCTGGGCGTGAAATTCGTCAATAAGTTCGCGACGGTGGCCCTGGCCTGCGTCATCCTTTCGATAATAGCGGTCTATGTGGGAATATTTGACAATATCCATGGCAACGAAAAGCTATA CATGTGTGTTCTGGGAAAACGACTCTTGAAGGACATCCCGCTCGAGAATTGCACAAAGGAAGACTCCTTCTTACGCGACATATACTGCCCAGATGGTAAATGCGAGGAATACTACCTGG CCAACAACGTGACCAAAGTCAAGGGCATCAAGGGGTTGGCCAGCGGAGTGTTCTACGACAACATCTTCCCTTCGTTCTTGGAGAAGGGCCAGTTCATATCCTACGGCAAGAATGCAATCGACATTGAGAACACCAGTGGAGAGTCATACAACCAAATCATGGCCGACATTACCACGTCGTTCACCCTTCTTATCGGCATCTTCTTCCCATCGGTCACAG GCATCATGGCTGGCTCCAATCGGTCGGGCGACCTGGCTGACGCCCAGAAGAGCATACCCATCGGGACGATATGTGCCATTCTAACCACCAGCACAGTCTACTTGTCCAGCGTTATGTTCTTTGCCGGCACTGTGGACAATCTCCTGCTGAGGGACAA ATTCGGTCAGTCTATTGGCGGCAAACTGGTGGTGGCCAACATAGCCTGGCCAAATCAGTGGGTCATTCTGATTGGCTCCTTCCTCTCCACCTTGGGCGCTGGTCTGCAGAGTTTAACTGGAGCACCCCGCCTGCTGCAGGCGATTGCCAGGGATGAGATCATCCCCTTCCTGGCTCCGTTTGCCAAGTCCTCGAAGCGTGGCGAACCCACCCGTGCACTGCTCCTGACCATCGTCATTTGCCAGTGCGGCATCCTGTTGG GCAACGTGGACTTGCTGGCTCCTCTGCTCTCCATGTTCTTCCTCATGTGCTACGGCTTTGTCAACCTGGCCTGCGCCGTGCAAACCCTGCTGAGGACTCCCAACTGGAGACCACGCTTCAAGTTCTACCACTGGAGCTTGTCGCTGATCGGCCTGACCCTGTGCATATCAGTCATGATCATGACTTCCTGGTATTTCGCACTGATTGCTATGGGAATGGCCATCATCATCTACAAATACATTGAGTACCGAGG TGCTGAGAAGGAGTGGGGTGATGGCATTCGTGGAATGGCCCTTACCGCCGCCAGGTACTCGCTCCTCCGCCTGGAGGAAGGCCCACCGCATACGAAAAATTGGCGTCCCCAAATTTTGGTGCTTTCGAAGCTCAACGACAACCTCTTGCCAAAGTACAGGAAGATATTCTCCTTTGCCACACAGCTGAAAGCTGGCAAGGGATTGACGATTTGTGTGTCTGTGATAAAGGGCGACCACACCAAGATCACCAACAAAGCCGTGGATGCGAAGGCCACGCTGCGCAAGTACATGACCGACGAGAAGGTGAAGGGCTTCTGCGATGTCCTGGTTTCCCAGCAGATTGGCGAAGGCCTCAGCTCAGT CATCCAGACCATCGGACTGGGAGGCATGAAGCCCAACACAGTCATCATCGGATGGCCGTACAGCTGGCGGCAGGAGGGCAGGAACAGCTGGAAGACCTTCATCCAAACGGTCCGCACGGTTGCCGCCTGCCACATGGCCCTCATGGTGCCCAAGGGCATCAACTTCTACCCAGAATCAAACCACAAA ATCGGTGGCAACATTGATATCTGGTGGATTGTCCACGACGGTGGTCTGCTCATGTTGCTGCCCTTCCTGCTAAAGCAACACCGCACCTGGCGCAATTGCAAGCTAAGGATCTTCACAGTTGCTCAAATCGAGGACAACTCGATTCAAATGAAGAAGGATCTGAAGACATTCCTCTACCATCTCCGAATCGAGGCCGATGTTGAAGTTGTTGAGATG AACAACAGCGATATTTCCGCTTACACCTACGAGCGGACCCTGATGATGGAACAGCGTAATCAGATGCTGAGAGCATTAGGtttaaataagaaagaaaactCCAAAGTG GTTCAGACTATAATGGACTTTAAGGAAACACCCAGTGATAATAAAATGTCTTTG GTTCAAACAATTGTAGACCACCATTATGACGCCACCAAAACGGCGTCTAAAGTTCGCTTCGCCGATCCAACTATAGAAGAAACACAGCATCAC GATTCTCAAAACGACGAGAAACGTAACTCAATTGATTTGGATGGTCCCGAGAATGCGGACACACCCGAAACTACTTCTAACAAGGATGAATCGACAGAGAAAGCCGACGGAGACTTCAAGTCCAGTGTGAAACC GGACGAGTTCAACGTTCGTCGCATGCACACAGCAATAAAACTAAACGAGGTTATTGTAGAAAAGTCCCAGGACGCCCAGTTGGTCATAATGAATCTACCTGGACCACCTAGGGAAGTGAGAGCGGAGCGTGAAAGCAATT ATATGGAATTTCTGGAGGTATTAACAGAGGGCCTTGAAAAAGTGTTAATGGTTCGCGGAGGAGGCCGAGAAGTTATAACAATTTACTCTTAA
- the LOC122615164 gene encoding solute carrier family 12 member 4 isoform X5, translated as MQSNSAKDDSDEMEIIPSEHNGTVLETKNEDSGDIHRAEENQKSSIDPNLYLYDDDLETRPHISTFISSIANYENTIPAATDPDAKPAAPSARMGTLIGVFLPCIQNIFGVILFIRLTWVVGTAGAVCGFLIVLTCCCVTMLTAISMSAIATNGVVPAGGSYFMISRSLGPEFGGAVGMLFYTGTTLAAAMYIVGAVEIVLTYMAPWASIFGDFTKDADAMYNNFRVYGTLLLIFMGLIVFLGVKFVNKFATVALACVILSIIAVYVGIFDNIHGNEKLYMCVLGKRLLKDIPLENCTKEDSFLRDIYCPDGKCEEYYLANNVTKVKGIKGLASGVFYDNIFPSFLEKGQFISYGKNAIDIENTSGESYNQIMADITTSFTLLIGIFFPSVTGIMAGSNRSGDLADAQKSIPIGTICAILTTSTVYLSSVMFFAGTVDNLLLRDKFGQSIGGKLVVANIAWPNQWVILIGSFLSTLGAGLQSLTGAPRLLQAIARDEIIPFLAPFAKSSKRGEPTRALLLTIVICQCGILLGNVDLLAPLLSMFFLMCYGFVNLACAVQTLLRTPNWRPRFKFYHWSLSLIGLTLCISVMIMTSWYFALIAMGMAIIIYKYIEYRGAEKEWGDGIRGMALTAARYSLLRLEEGPPHTKNWRPQILVLSKLNDNLLPKYRKIFSFATQLKAGKGLTICVSVIKGDHTKITNKAVDAKATLRKYMTDEKVKGFCDVLVSQQIGEGLSSVIQTIGLGGMKPNTVIIGWPYSWRQEGRNSWKTFIQTVRTVAACHMALMVPKGINFYPESNHKIGGNIDIWWIVHDGGLLMLLPFLLKQHRTWRNCKLRIFTVAQIEDNSIQMKKDLKTFLYHLRIEADVEVVEMNNSDISAYTYERTLMMEQRNQMLRALGLNKKENSKVVQTIVDHHYDATKTASKVRFADPTIEETQHHDSQNDEKRNSIDLDGPENADTPETTSNKDESTEKADGDFKSSVKPDEFNVRRMHTAIKLNEVIVEKSQDAQLVIMNLPGPPREVRAERESNYMEFLEVLTEGLEKVLMVRGGGREVITIYS; from the exons ATGCAAAGTAACAGTGCAAAAGATGATTCGgatgaaatggaaataatacCATCCGAACACAATGGTACAGTTCTCGAAACCAAAAATGAAG ACTCAGGGGATATCCACAGGGCGGAGGAGAACCAGAAGTCCAGCATCGACCCAAATCTATATCTGTACGACGATGACTTGGAGACCAGGCCCCATATATCAACGTTCATTTCATCAATTGCCAATTATGAGAACACGATACCAGCGGCCACCGATCCCGATGCAAAGCCGGCAGCTCCATCGGCTCGAATGG GTACCCTAATTGGAGTGTTCTTGCCATGCATTCAAAACATCTTTGGTGTCATATTGTTCATTCGGTTAACATGGGTTGTTGGAACGGCTGGCGCCGTGTGTGGATTCTTGATTGTTCTGACCTGCTGCTGTGTG ACAATGCTAACCGCGATCTCGATGTCGGCCATTGCAACGAACGGGGTGGTTCCGGCGGGCGGGAGTTACTTCATGATATCACG ATCCCTGGGCCCTGAATTCGGTGGAGCGGTGGGAATGTTGTTCTATACGGGCACCACTCTAGCAGCGGCGATGTACATCGTTGGTGCCGTGGAAATCGTATTG ACATACATGGCGCCGTGGGCATCGATATTTGGGGACTTCACCAAGGATGCTGACGCGATGTACAACAATTTCAGGGTCTACGGCACTTTGCTGCTCATCTTTATGG GTCTCATTGTGTTCCTGGGCGTGAAATTCGTCAATAAGTTCGCGACGGTGGCCCTGGCCTGCGTCATCCTTTCGATAATAGCGGTCTATGTGGGAATATTTGACAATATCCATGGCAACGAAAAGCTATA CATGTGTGTTCTGGGAAAACGACTCTTGAAGGACATCCCGCTCGAGAATTGCACAAAGGAAGACTCCTTCTTACGCGACATATACTGCCCAGATGGTAAATGCGAGGAATACTACCTGG CCAACAACGTGACCAAAGTCAAGGGCATCAAGGGGTTGGCCAGCGGAGTGTTCTACGACAACATCTTCCCTTCGTTCTTGGAGAAGGGCCAGTTCATATCCTACGGCAAGAATGCAATCGACATTGAGAACACCAGTGGAGAGTCATACAACCAAATCATGGCCGACATTACCACGTCGTTCACCCTTCTTATCGGCATCTTCTTCCCATCGGTCACAG GCATCATGGCTGGCTCCAATCGGTCGGGCGACCTGGCTGACGCCCAGAAGAGCATACCCATCGGGACGATATGTGCCATTCTAACCACCAGCACAGTCTACTTGTCCAGCGTTATGTTCTTTGCCGGCACTGTGGACAATCTCCTGCTGAGGGACAA ATTCGGTCAGTCTATTGGCGGCAAACTGGTGGTGGCCAACATAGCCTGGCCAAATCAGTGGGTCATTCTGATTGGCTCCTTCCTCTCCACCTTGGGCGCTGGTCTGCAGAGTTTAACTGGAGCACCCCGCCTGCTGCAGGCGATTGCCAGGGATGAGATCATCCCCTTCCTGGCTCCGTTTGCCAAGTCCTCGAAGCGTGGCGAACCCACCCGTGCACTGCTCCTGACCATCGTCATTTGCCAGTGCGGCATCCTGTTGG GCAACGTGGACTTGCTGGCTCCTCTGCTCTCCATGTTCTTCCTCATGTGCTACGGCTTTGTCAACCTGGCCTGCGCCGTGCAAACCCTGCTGAGGACTCCCAACTGGAGACCACGCTTCAAGTTCTACCACTGGAGCTTGTCGCTGATCGGCCTGACCCTGTGCATATCAGTCATGATCATGACTTCCTGGTATTTCGCACTGATTGCTATGGGAATGGCCATCATCATCTACAAATACATTGAGTACCGAGG TGCTGAGAAGGAGTGGGGTGATGGCATTCGTGGAATGGCCCTTACCGCCGCCAGGTACTCGCTCCTCCGCCTGGAGGAAGGCCCACCGCATACGAAAAATTGGCGTCCCCAAATTTTGGTGCTTTCGAAGCTCAACGACAACCTCTTGCCAAAGTACAGGAAGATATTCTCCTTTGCCACACAGCTGAAAGCTGGCAAGGGATTGACGATTTGTGTGTCTGTGATAAAGGGCGACCACACCAAGATCACCAACAAAGCCGTGGATGCGAAGGCCACGCTGCGCAAGTACATGACCGACGAGAAGGTGAAGGGCTTCTGCGATGTCCTGGTTTCCCAGCAGATTGGCGAAGGCCTCAGCTCAGT CATCCAGACCATCGGACTGGGAGGCATGAAGCCCAACACAGTCATCATCGGATGGCCGTACAGCTGGCGGCAGGAGGGCAGGAACAGCTGGAAGACCTTCATCCAAACGGTCCGCACGGTTGCCGCCTGCCACATGGCCCTCATGGTGCCCAAGGGCATCAACTTCTACCCAGAATCAAACCACAAA ATCGGTGGCAACATTGATATCTGGTGGATTGTCCACGACGGTGGTCTGCTCATGTTGCTGCCCTTCCTGCTAAAGCAACACCGCACCTGGCGCAATTGCAAGCTAAGGATCTTCACAGTTGCTCAAATCGAGGACAACTCGATTCAAATGAAGAAGGATCTGAAGACATTCCTCTACCATCTCCGAATCGAGGCCGATGTTGAAGTTGTTGAGATG AACAACAGCGATATTTCCGCTTACACCTACGAGCGGACCCTGATGATGGAACAGCGTAATCAGATGCTGAGAGCATTAGGtttaaataagaaagaaaactCCAAAGTG GTTCAAACAATTGTAGACCACCATTATGACGCCACCAAAACGGCGTCTAAAGTTCGCTTCGCCGATCCAACTATAGAAGAAACACAGCATCAC GATTCTCAAAACGACGAGAAACGTAACTCAATTGATTTGGATGGTCCCGAGAATGCGGACACACCCGAAACTACTTCTAACAAGGATGAATCGACAGAGAAAGCCGACGGAGACTTCAAGTCCAGTGTGAAACC GGACGAGTTCAACGTTCGTCGCATGCACACAGCAATAAAACTAAACGAGGTTATTGTAGAAAAGTCCCAGGACGCCCAGTTGGTCATAATGAATCTACCTGGACCACCTAGGGAAGTGAGAGCGGAGCGTGAAAGCAATT ATATGGAATTTCTGGAGGTATTAACAGAGGGCCTTGAAAAAGTGTTAATGGTTCGCGGAGGAGGCCGAGAAGTTATAACAATTTACTCTTAA